Proteins from a genomic interval of Lactococcus protaetiae:
- the pfkA gene encoding 6-phosphofructokinase, translated as MKRIAVLTSGGDAPGMNAAIRAVVRKAISEGIEVYGINHGYAGMVAGDIFPLTSASVGDKIGRGGTFLYSARYPEFAQIEGQLAGIEQLKKHGIEGVVVIGGDGSYHGAMRLTEHGFPAVGLPGTIDNDIVGTDFTIGFDTAVSTVVDALDKIRDTSSSHNRTFVVEVMGRNAGDIALWSGIAAGADDICIPEKSFKFENVVNNINKGYEKGKNHHIIVLAEGVMSGEEFASKLKEAGYKGDLRVSVLGHIQRGGSPTARDRVLASRMGARAVELLRDGIGGVAVGIHNEELVESPILGSAEEHALFSLTEDGGIKVNNPHKAGLELYRLNSDLNNLNLN; from the coding sequence ATGAAACGCATTGCAGTTTTGACTTCTGGTGGTGATGCACCAGGAATGAACGCGGCTATTCGTGCCGTTGTTCGTAAAGCGATTTCTGAAGGTATCGAAGTTTACGGTATTAATCACGGATATGCTGGTATGGTTGCAGGAGATATTTTCCCGCTCACTTCAGCATCAGTTGGTGATAAAATTGGACGTGGTGGGACTTTCTTGTATTCAGCACGCTATCCAGAATTTGCTCAAATTGAAGGGCAACTTGCTGGGATTGAGCAACTTAAAAAACACGGCATTGAAGGTGTAGTAGTTATCGGTGGTGATGGTTCTTACCATGGTGCAATGCGCCTAACTGAACATGGTTTCCCAGCAGTCGGTCTTCCAGGTACTATTGACAATGACATCGTGGGAACTGACTTCACGATTGGTTTTGACACTGCTGTTTCAACGGTTGTTGATGCTCTTGACAAAATTCGCGATACATCATCATCACACAACCGCACATTTGTTGTTGAAGTAATGGGACGTAATGCTGGAGATATCGCTCTTTGGTCAGGTATTGCGGCTGGAGCAGATGATATCTGCATTCCAGAAAAGAGTTTCAAATTTGAAAACGTTGTTAATAATATCAACAAAGGCTATGAAAAAGGTAAAAACCACCACATCATCGTTCTCGCTGAAGGCGTAATGTCAGGTGAAGAATTTGCCTCAAAACTCAAAGAAGCTGGCTATAAAGGTGACTTGCGTGTATCTGTTCTTGGACACATCCAACGTGGTGGTTCTCCAACAGCGCGTGACCGCGTTCTTGCATCACGTATGGGGGCTCGTGCCGTTGAATTACTCCGTGATGGTATCGGAGGTGTAGCAGTTGGTATTCATAATGAAGAACTTGTGGAAAGTCCAATCTTAGGTAGCGCTGAAGAACATGCTTTATTCAGTTTGACTGAAGACGGTGGTATCAAAGTGAATAACCCACACAAAGCTGGTCTTGAACTCTACCGTC